One segment of Peromyscus leucopus breed LL Stock chromosome 5, UCI_PerLeu_2.1, whole genome shotgun sequence DNA contains the following:
- the LOC114710813 gene encoding Na(+)/H(+) exchange regulatory cofactor NHE-RF3-like — MASTFSPRECKLSKQEGQNYGFFLLIEKDTNGHLVRVIEKGSPAEKAGLLDGDRVLRIKGVFVDKEEHTQVVDLVRKSRNSVTLMVLDGDSYEKAIKKQVDLKELDLSQREPALNDKKPGPVMNGAVETCAQPWLCYLVKEGSSFGFSLKTIQGKKGVYLTDITPQGVAMRAGVLTDDLLVEVNGENVENASHEEVVAKVKKAGSCIVFLLVDKETAKHHDEQKTQFKRETASLKLLPHQPRVVEIRKGSNGQKAYSQKGFSFCLLTPYIPFSA; from the coding sequence atggCCTCCACCTTCAGCCCCAGAGAGTGTAAATTGTCCAAACAAGAGGGCCAGAACTATGGCTTCTTCCTGCTTATTGAGAAGGACACTAATGGCCACCTGGTCCGGGTGATCGAGAAGGGGAGCCCCGCAGAAAAAGCAGGGCTCCTGGATGGGGACAGAGTTCTCAGGATCAAGGGTGTCTTTGTTGATAAGGAAGAGCACACACAGGTGGTGGATCTGGTCAGAAAGAGCAGGAATTCAGTGACTCTGATGGTTCTGGATGGAGACTCCTACGAGAAGGCTATAAAAAAACAGGTGGACTTGAAAGAATTGGATCTGAGCCAGAGGGAGCCAGCTTTGAATGATAAGAAACCAGGTCCTGTGATGAATGGGGCAGTGGAGACGTGCGCCCAGCCATGGCTCTGCTACCTGGTGAAGGAGGGCAGCAGCTTCGGCTTCTCTCTGAAAACCATCCAAGGCAAAAAGGGCGTGTACCTGACTGACATCACACCTCAGGGAGTGGCCATGAGGGCTGGGGTCCTGACCGACGATCTCTTGGTTGAAGTGAACGGAGAAAACGTAGAGAACGCCAGTCACGAGGAAGTGGTGGCGAAGGTGAAGAAGGCGGGGAGCTGTATCGTGTTCCTCCTTGTGGACAAGGAGACTGCCAAGCACCATGATGAACAGAAGACACAGTTCAAGAGGGAAACGGCCAGTTTGAAACTGCTGCCCCACCAGCCCCGGGTGGTGGAGATCAGGAAGGGAAGCAATGGCCAAAAAGCCTACAGCCAAAAAggctttagtttctgtctcctcacgccttatatacctttctctgcctag